One Streptomyces coeruleorubidus DNA segment encodes these proteins:
- a CDS encoding PHP domain-containing protein, translating to MDPVEALDRIAFLLERSLAPTYRVRAFRTASRVLKELGEDEVRRRADAGSLESLKGVGPKTAQVVREALAGEVPGYLRKLEGEAKEPRAVRGGERLRALLRGDCHLHSDWSDGGSPIEEMGRAAAALGHEWAALTDHSPRLTVARGLSAERLREQLDVVAELNETWAPFRLLTGIECDILEDGSLDQEPELLDRLDVVVVSVHSKLRMDARSMTRRMVAAVRDPHSDVLGHCTGRLLTGRGRPESEFDADEVFAALVETGTALEINSRPERLDPPRRLLRRAVDAGVLFSVDTDAHAPGQLDWQINGCARAEECGVPPERVVTTWSLDELLAWTRERRVPSGVAGG from the coding sequence ATGGATCCCGTCGAGGCACTGGACCGGATCGCCTTCCTGCTGGAGCGGTCCCTGGCGCCGACGTACCGCGTGCGCGCCTTCCGTACGGCGTCCCGGGTGCTGAAGGAGCTGGGCGAGGACGAGGTGCGCCGGCGGGCGGACGCCGGGTCGCTGGAGTCGCTCAAGGGGGTCGGTCCGAAGACCGCGCAGGTGGTGCGGGAGGCGCTGGCCGGTGAGGTGCCGGGCTATCTGCGGAAACTGGAGGGGGAGGCGAAGGAGCCACGGGCCGTGCGGGGCGGCGAACGGCTGCGGGCGCTGCTGCGCGGCGACTGCCATCTGCACTCCGACTGGTCGGACGGCGGCAGCCCGATCGAGGAGATGGGCCGGGCCGCGGCGGCGCTGGGGCACGAGTGGGCGGCGCTGACCGACCACTCGCCGCGCCTGACGGTGGCACGCGGGCTGTCGGCCGAGCGGCTGCGGGAGCAACTGGACGTGGTGGCGGAGCTGAACGAGACCTGGGCGCCGTTCCGGCTGCTGACCGGCATCGAGTGCGACATCCTCGAGGACGGCTCGCTCGACCAGGAGCCGGAGCTGCTGGACCGGCTCGACGTCGTGGTGGTGTCGGTCCACTCCAAGCTGCGCATGGACGCCCGGTCGATGACCCGGCGGATGGTGGCCGCCGTTCGTGATCCGCACTCGGACGTGCTCGGGCACTGCACGGGGCGGCTGCTGACCGGGCGGGGGCGGCCCGAGTCGGAGTTCGACGCGGACGAGGTGTTCGCGGCGCTCGTGGAGACGGGCACGGCCCTGGAGATCAACAGCCGGCCGGAGCGGCTCGACCCGCCGCGGCGGCTGCTGCGTCGGGCCGTGGACGCGGGTGTGCTGTTCTCCGTCGACACCGACGCGCACGCGCCGGGGCAGCTGGACTGGCAGATCAACGGGTGCGCGCGGGCGGAGGAGTGCGGGGTGCCGCCCGAGCGGGTGGTGACGACGTGGTCCCTGGACGAGTTGCTGGCCTGGACCCGTGAGCGTCGGGTGCCGTCCGGCGTGGCGGGCGGCTGA
- a CDS encoding DUF3626 domain-containing protein yields the protein MDFPEVATARVRAALRHVAGGSSGPAVDPEVRITLNFHPDRPAGEVPVLVALARDGAYHSQFVTGTSNGGLTARPGGDRWRWESRIFGGAYDEATAHERPVYGALNFRRQVVGAAPRFGSSHFRLRAGVLPRATFCYPDSAAEPADFGVAAGMSLIALAEADEQDALDDYIEAHVHGGVALARDVEALVLDACYRGTPVEVAARHLPCPVEWHPGYRLTVAGLRRHADYRGREYVELGARIARDGLVDPRAIGDAARTGRYELQDLKMVWHTLARFGAPEGAGTAYSAAGASGGQTPGVSTPSA from the coding sequence GTGGATTTTCCTGAGGTCGCGACCGCGCGGGTACGGGCGGCGCTGCGCCATGTGGCGGGCGGCTCGTCGGGGCCCGCCGTCGATCCGGAGGTGCGCATCACGCTGAACTTCCACCCGGACCGACCGGCGGGCGAGGTGCCCGTCCTCGTGGCGCTCGCCCGGGACGGCGCCTACCACTCGCAGTTCGTCACCGGCACCAGCAACGGCGGCCTCACGGCCCGCCCCGGCGGCGACCGATGGCGCTGGGAGAGCCGGATCTTCGGCGGGGCGTACGACGAAGCGACCGCACACGAGCGGCCCGTGTACGGCGCCTTGAACTTCCGCCGGCAGGTGGTCGGCGCGGCGCCGCGCTTCGGCTCCTCGCACTTCCGGCTGCGCGCCGGTGTCCTGCCCCGGGCCACGTTCTGCTACCCCGACAGCGCCGCCGAGCCGGCCGACTTCGGCGTGGCGGCCGGGATGTCGCTCATCGCGCTGGCCGAGGCGGACGAACAGGACGCCCTCGACGACTACATCGAGGCGCACGTGCACGGCGGCGTCGCTCTCGCCCGGGACGTGGAGGCGCTGGTGCTGGACGCCTGCTACCGCGGCACACCGGTGGAGGTCGCGGCCCGGCACCTGCCCTGCCCGGTCGAGTGGCACCCCGGCTACCGGCTCACCGTGGCCGGATTACGGCGCCACGCGGACTACCGCGGCCGGGAGTACGTGGAACTGGGCGCGCGGATCGCCCGGGACGGCCTCGTCGACCCCCGTGCCATCGGTGACGCCGCCCGGACGGGGCGGTACGAACTGCAGGACCTGAAGATGGTGTGGCACACCCTCGCCCGCTTCGGAGCCCCGGAGGGAGCGGGCACGGCCTACTCGGCGGCCGGGGCCTCAGGCGGCCAGACCCCCGGAGTGAGCACGCCCAGCGCGTAG
- a CDS encoding PAS domain-containing protein: MLVDQARQEAVTWRNRALLLFDRVAMPVAVCDVYGAVLLANPAMAAECGTTPGRLRGRDVLDLFSPREATQVERIAQALRLRHRSRYQVSVRWRAPGGAERYGELTADPVSDTVEDTPALLVMLRVDGERAPSPAPPAEQARVTPIEARILALLAAGATTARAARETGLTTDGVTYHLRRLSSRWHATNRTQLVARAYALGVLTPGVWPPEAPAAE, from the coding sequence ATGCTCGTGGACCAGGCTCGGCAGGAGGCCGTGACATGGCGCAATCGCGCCCTGCTCCTCTTCGACCGGGTGGCGATGCCGGTCGCGGTGTGCGACGTGTACGGCGCGGTGCTGCTCGCCAATCCGGCGATGGCCGCGGAGTGCGGTACGACGCCGGGGCGGCTGCGCGGCCGTGACGTGCTGGACCTGTTCAGCCCGCGGGAGGCCACGCAGGTGGAGCGCATCGCCCAGGCCCTGCGGCTGCGGCACCGCTCGCGCTACCAGGTCTCGGTGCGCTGGCGGGCCCCCGGCGGCGCGGAGCGGTACGGGGAGCTGACGGCGGACCCGGTGAGCGACACGGTCGAGGACACGCCGGCGCTGCTGGTGATGCTGCGCGTGGACGGCGAACGCGCCCCCTCCCCCGCCCCACCCGCCGAACAGGCCCGGGTCACCCCCATCGAGGCCCGCATCCTGGCCCTGCTGGCCGCCGGTGCCACGACGGCCCGGGCAGCCCGCGAGACCGGCCTCACCACCGACGGCGTCACCTACCACCTGCGCCGCCTGTCCTCCCGCTGGCACGCCACCAACCGCACCCAACTGGTGGCCCGCGCCTACGCGCTGGGCGTGCTCACTCCGGGGGTCTGGCCGCCTGAGGCCCCGGCCGCCGAGTAG
- a CDS encoding HAD family hydrolase, translating to MAKAERAAVFDVDGTLVDTNHLHVVTWWEAFRQAGHDVPMHAVHRAVGLASTDLVAHLLGEDRDTGQDAAISAAHKALYGQYFDRLPALPEAGALLRRLHRDGWAVVLATSAGGAELSALRRAIDADDAITATASADDVEAGKPAPEPVEHALDLAGVPAERAVFVGDTVWDMRAGSRAGVRCVGVLCGGIPRPDLEKSGADAVYADPAHLLSSLRDSPLA from the coding sequence ATGGCGAAGGCGGAACGGGCGGCCGTGTTCGACGTCGACGGCACGCTGGTCGACACCAACCACCTGCACGTCGTGACGTGGTGGGAGGCCTTCCGGCAGGCGGGCCACGACGTGCCGATGCACGCCGTCCACCGGGCCGTGGGCCTGGCCTCCACCGACCTCGTCGCGCATCTGCTCGGCGAGGACCGGGACACGGGCCAGGACGCGGCGATAAGCGCCGCCCACAAGGCGCTGTACGGGCAGTACTTCGACCGGCTGCCCGCGCTGCCGGAGGCCGGGGCGCTGCTGCGGCGGCTGCACCGGGACGGCTGGGCCGTGGTGCTGGCCACCTCGGCGGGCGGTGCGGAGCTGAGCGCGTTGCGCCGGGCGATCGACGCGGACGACGCCATCACCGCCACGGCCAGTGCCGACGACGTGGAGGCGGGCAAGCCCGCGCCCGAGCCCGTCGAGCACGCCCTGGACCTGGCCGGGGTGCCGGCGGAGCGGGCGGTCTTCGTCGGGGACACCGTGTGGGACATGCGGGCGGGCAGCCGCGCCGGGGTGCGCTGTGTGGGCGTCCTGTGCGGTGGCATCCCGCGTCCCGACCTGGAGAAGTCCGGCGCGGACGCGGTCTACGCCGACCCCGCGCACCTTCTGTCGTCCCTGCGGGACAGTCCGCTCGCATGA
- a CDS encoding FUSC family protein translates to MGGLGQGVRGTRPIDAVRREARGAVEAVRAAWRGPGRERDLVVQSLKAAAAAVIAWLVGGVWMGDPLALMAPWVALVLVQATVYSSLVQGARQFGAVCVGTVLASAALALTGDTTGALALSVPVLMLLSNWPRFGDQGIYAATTALFTLTSGTVSMSGVGHRVGQAALGAVIGVAVNALVFPPIHLRDVRENLATLARESGDVLRAVAADLHEGDWDAQTAAGWLNASARLDHRLDALRSARHWSQESLRLTYGPLRALHRVPHMPLPPPDEDERLGRVTGHVTALTRALAVTVDDSRTPAPPEGRALRSYADLLDLIGDACDTEADRLLNGGVDPRRCDEREGRMRELHGYLQERLREHAGLGAEHTAVLGTLLLQAENLWAEILPEHGER, encoded by the coding sequence ATGGGTGGTCTCGGGCAGGGGGTCCGTGGCACGCGGCCGATTGACGCCGTGCGGCGGGAGGCGCGGGGGGCCGTGGAGGCCGTGCGGGCCGCCTGGCGGGGGCCCGGGCGGGAGCGGGACCTGGTCGTCCAGTCGTTGAAGGCTGCCGCGGCGGCGGTGATCGCCTGGCTGGTGGGCGGCGTCTGGATGGGCGACCCGCTGGCGCTGATGGCGCCGTGGGTGGCGCTGGTGCTGGTGCAGGCCACCGTCTACAGCTCGCTGGTGCAGGGCGCGCGGCAGTTCGGGGCGGTCTGCGTCGGCACCGTGCTGGCCTCGGCGGCTCTGGCCCTCACCGGCGACACGACGGGCGCGCTCGCCCTGTCCGTCCCGGTGCTGATGCTGCTCTCGAACTGGCCTCGCTTCGGCGACCAGGGCATCTACGCGGCGACCACGGCCCTGTTCACCCTCACCTCGGGCACGGTGAGCATGTCCGGCGTGGGGCACCGGGTGGGGCAGGCGGCGCTCGGCGCCGTCATCGGCGTCGCCGTCAACGCCCTCGTCTTCCCGCCGATCCATCTGCGGGACGTCCGGGAGAACCTGGCGACCCTCGCCCGGGAATCGGGCGACGTTCTGCGCGCCGTCGCCGCGGACCTGCACGAGGGCGACTGGGACGCGCAGACCGCCGCCGGCTGGCTCAACGCCTCGGCTCGGCTGGACCACCGTCTGGACGCGTTGCGCTCGGCGCGCCACTGGAGCCAGGAGAGCCTGCGCCTGACCTACGGCCCACTGCGCGCCCTGCACCGCGTACCGCACATGCCCCTGCCGCCGCCGGACGAGGACGAACGCCTCGGCCGCGTCACCGGGCACGTCACGGCCCTGACCCGGGCGCTGGCGGTGACCGTGGACGACAGCCGCACGCCGGCACCGCCCGAGGGGCGGGCCCTGCGCTCGTACGCGGATCTGCTGGACCTGATCGGGGACGCCTGCGACACGGAGGCCGACCGTCTGCTCAACGGCGGCGTGGACCCGCGCCGGTGCGACGAGAGGGAGGGGAGGATGCGGGAGCTGCACGGGTACTTGCAGGAAAGGCTGCGGGAGCACGCCGGGCTGGGTGCCGAGCACACGGCGGTGCTCGGCACGCTGCTGCTCCAGGCCGAGAACCTGTGGGCCGAGATCCTTCCGGAGCACGGGGAGCGGTGA
- a CDS encoding phosphotransferase family protein produces the protein MVDSWERARHILEEAGLDPGRLAHLAPLTGGTYNTVEELRLTDGTRYVLKIPPAAATPGLRHEHRLLVSEAEFYRSAARAGVPAPGLVSMGDDFLLMTACPGDSWDGSLTDPEQTALRTELGRLTARLHRVTGHAFGYPSGALGPLAPDWRTAFTTMFDAVLDDARRYGARLPRPVDSVARTARSAYGSLDEVTVPCLVHFDLWPGNILVDRSAGDARIGGLIDGERMFWGDPLADFVSLALLGDIKQDEAFLAGYRETGGRARFDAPARLRLALYRAYLYLIMLTETIPRAVGEEQERWVQDRVAPELVAALDEIEETLRVAPR, from the coding sequence GTGGTGGACTCCTGGGAACGGGCCCGGCACATCCTGGAGGAGGCGGGCCTGGACCCCGGCCGCTTGGCCCACCTCGCCCCGCTGACCGGCGGCACGTACAACACCGTGGAGGAACTCCGCCTCACCGACGGCACCCGCTACGTGCTGAAGATCCCGCCCGCGGCGGCCACCCCCGGCCTCCGGCACGAGCACCGGCTCCTCGTCTCCGAGGCCGAGTTCTACCGCTCGGCCGCCCGCGCCGGGGTCCCCGCACCGGGGCTGGTGTCCATGGGCGACGACTTCCTGCTGATGACGGCCTGCCCGGGCGACTCCTGGGACGGCTCGCTCACCGACCCGGAACAGACCGCACTGCGCACGGAGCTGGGACGCCTGACGGCCCGGCTGCACCGCGTGACGGGCCACGCCTTCGGCTATCCCTCCGGCGCCCTCGGCCCGCTCGCCCCCGACTGGCGGACCGCGTTCACCACGATGTTCGACGCCGTCCTCGACGACGCCCGGCGCTACGGGGCGCGGCTGCCCCGCCCCGTCGACTCGGTGGCCCGTACCGCCCGGTCCGCATACGGCTCCCTCGACGAGGTCACCGTCCCGTGCCTCGTGCACTTCGACCTGTGGCCGGGCAACATCCTGGTCGACCGCTCGGCCGGCGACGCCCGCATCGGCGGCCTCATCGACGGGGAGCGCATGTTCTGGGGCGACCCCCTGGCCGACTTCGTCTCCCTGGCGCTGCTGGGCGACATCAAGCAGGACGAGGCGTTCCTGGCGGGCTACCGGGAGACCGGCGGCCGGGCCCGCTTCGACGCCCCGGCCCGCCTCCGACTGGCCCTCTACCGCGCCTACCTGTACCTGATCATGCTCACCGAGACGATTCCGCGCGCGGTCGGAGAGGAGCAGGAGCGCTGGGTGCAGGACAGGGTCGCTCCGGAACTTGTCGCGGCCCTGGACGAGATCGAGGAAACTCTTCGGGTGGCGCCGCGCTGA
- a CDS encoding FBP domain-containing protein yields the protein MRSLTEQDIRNSFINCSKGEAKRLSVPRDLAERPWDDLDFLGWRDPGAPDRSYLVAEREGRLVGVAMRFQAAQRGFLHRSMCSLCLTTHPRGGVALMTARKTGAAGREGNSVGAYMCTDLACSLYLRGKKVPESGARFEESLTLEQQIERTMGHLTAFLDKVSA from the coding sequence ATGAGATCACTCACCGAACAGGACATCCGCAACTCGTTTATCAACTGCTCCAAGGGAGAGGCCAAGCGTCTGTCCGTCCCCCGGGACCTCGCCGAGCGCCCCTGGGACGATCTCGACTTTCTCGGGTGGCGGGATCCGGGGGCGCCCGATCGGAGTTATCTGGTCGCCGAGCGCGAGGGGCGGCTCGTCGGGGTGGCGATGCGGTTCCAGGCGGCGCAGCGGGGCTTTCTGCATCGCAGCATGTGTTCGCTGTGCCTGACGACCCACCCACGGGGCGGTGTGGCGCTGATGACCGCGCGGAAGACGGGAGCGGCCGGACGTGAGGGGAACTCCGTCGGGGCGTACATGTGCACCGACCTCGCCTGCTCGCTGTACCTGCGCGGGAAGAAGGTGCCGGAGAGCGGGGCCCGCTTCGAGGAGAGCCTCACCCTGGAGCAGCAGATCGAGCGGACCATGGGCCATCTGACCGCCTTCCTCGACAAGGTGTCCGCCTGA
- a CDS encoding bifunctional cytochrome P450/NADPH--P450 reductase: MRPTAQTPRLAEVLPVADISGTGPGDAPVQQAMDLMREHGPVFVRRLYGRDTLFVGDLDLVAELADEQRFAKHIGPGLENVREFAADGLFTAYNDEPNWAKAHDILMPAFALGSMRTYHPVMLRVARRLIASWDRDARAGRPVDVPGDMTRMTLDTIGLAGFGYDFGSFERAEPHPFVESMVRCLEWSMTRLARVPGRDYSAQDAAFRDDSAYLARVVDEVIAARTGTDQSQADDLLGLMLTAEHPADGGTLDAANIRNQVITFLIAGHETTSGAMSFALYYLAKHPTALQLVQREVDELWGDQADPEPAYDEIGRLTYTRQVLNEALRLWPTAAVFAREAREDTLLGGRIPLRAGQSALVLTPMLHRQPVWGDNPELFDPSRFTAEAETERPVHAFKPFGTGERACIGRQFALHEATMLLAMLVHRYRLRDHADYRLTVKETLTLKPEGFTLTLTPRTSADRVHTPLPGAAPVQDSRSAEPQGLPARVRPGTAALFLHGSNYGTCRDFAAQLADEAAAVGCDTEVASLDAYAGGLPTDRPVIITAASYNGRPTDDATAFATWLEETHDLSGVTYAVLGVGDRNWSATYQHVPTRIDERLAESGATRLLARAAADASGDLTGTVREFTTALRVALLERYGDPDATTSDPEPTTAYEVRALTGGPLDALADRHELVPMRVTEAYDLTAPGYARRKRFVRVALPDGVTYRTADHLTVLPANHPDLVTRAAAALGVELDTVLDIRPTRPRRDSIAVDRPVTVRQLLTHHVELQERPSTGQLAALAAANPCPPERLALAALTDDPRTLVEIIEDHPALRGALDWPQLLDLLTPLRPRHYSISSSPAVDPGHVDLMVSLLEAPARSGRGVYRGTGSGYLATVEPGDTVYARVQPCREAFRIDATGGSAPVVMIAAGTGLAPFRGAVADRTTALTAGAELAPAVCYFGCDAPDSDFLHAEELRAAETAGAVSLRPAFSEAPEGEVRFVQHRIAAEAEEVWDLLDAGARVYVCGDGSRMAPGVREAFRTLYRKHTPGADETAAEQWLDGLVAQGRYVEDVYAAG, from the coding sequence ATGCGCCCCACCGCACAGACCCCCCGGCTCGCAGAGGTCCTCCCCGTCGCCGACATCTCCGGCACCGGACCCGGCGACGCGCCCGTCCAGCAGGCCATGGACCTGATGCGCGAGCACGGGCCGGTGTTCGTGCGGCGGCTGTACGGACGCGACACCCTGTTCGTGGGCGACCTGGACCTCGTGGCCGAGCTCGCGGACGAGCAGCGGTTCGCCAAGCACATCGGGCCCGGTCTGGAGAACGTCCGCGAGTTCGCCGCCGACGGCCTGTTCACCGCGTACAACGACGAGCCCAACTGGGCCAAGGCACACGACATCCTCATGCCCGCCTTCGCGCTGGGCTCCATGCGGACCTACCACCCCGTGATGCTGAGGGTGGCCCGCAGGCTCATCGCCTCCTGGGACCGCGACGCCCGCGCCGGGCGGCCCGTCGACGTGCCCGGCGACATGACCCGCATGACGCTCGACACCATCGGACTCGCCGGGTTCGGCTACGACTTCGGCTCCTTCGAGCGGGCCGAGCCGCACCCCTTCGTCGAGTCGATGGTCCGCTGCCTGGAGTGGAGCATGACCCGCCTCGCGCGCGTCCCGGGCCGGGACTACTCGGCGCAGGACGCGGCCTTCCGGGACGACTCCGCCTACCTCGCCCGGGTCGTCGACGAGGTCATCGCCGCCCGCACCGGCACCGACCAGAGCCAGGCCGACGACCTGCTCGGCCTCATGCTCACCGCCGAGCACCCCGCCGACGGCGGCACGCTCGACGCCGCCAACATCCGCAACCAGGTCATCACCTTCCTCATCGCCGGCCACGAGACCACCTCCGGCGCCATGTCCTTCGCCCTGTACTACCTCGCCAAGCACCCGACCGCGCTGCAACTGGTGCAGCGCGAGGTCGACGAGCTGTGGGGCGACCAGGCCGACCCGGAGCCGGCGTACGACGAGATCGGCCGGCTCACCTACACCCGCCAGGTCCTCAACGAGGCGCTCCGGCTGTGGCCCACGGCCGCCGTCTTCGCCCGGGAGGCCCGCGAGGACACCCTGCTCGGCGGCCGCATCCCGCTGCGCGCCGGGCAGTCCGCCCTGGTGCTCACGCCGATGCTGCACCGGCAGCCCGTCTGGGGCGACAACCCCGAGCTGTTCGACCCCTCCCGCTTCACGGCCGAGGCGGAGACGGAGCGCCCGGTGCACGCCTTCAAGCCGTTCGGCACCGGTGAGCGCGCCTGCATCGGACGGCAGTTCGCCCTGCACGAGGCGACCATGCTGCTGGCCATGCTCGTCCACCGCTACCGGCTCCGCGACCACGCCGACTACCGGCTCACGGTCAAGGAGACCCTCACCCTCAAGCCCGAGGGCTTCACCCTCACGCTCACCCCGCGCACGTCCGCCGACCGGGTCCACACGCCGCTGCCCGGTGCCGCCCCGGTCCAGGATTCCCGGTCGGCCGAACCGCAGGGCCTGCCCGCCCGCGTCCGCCCCGGCACCGCCGCCCTGTTCCTGCACGGCAGCAACTACGGCACGTGCCGCGACTTCGCCGCCCAACTCGCCGACGAGGCCGCCGCCGTCGGCTGCGACACCGAAGTGGCATCCCTGGACGCCTACGCCGGCGGCCTCCCTACCGACCGGCCCGTGATCATCACGGCCGCCTCCTACAACGGCCGCCCCACCGACGACGCCACCGCCTTCGCCACCTGGCTGGAGGAGACCCACGACCTGTCCGGCGTGACGTACGCCGTCCTCGGCGTCGGCGACCGCAACTGGTCCGCCACCTACCAGCACGTCCCCACCCGGATCGACGAACGGCTCGCGGAGTCCGGCGCCACCCGGCTCCTCGCCCGCGCCGCGGCCGACGCCTCCGGCGACCTCACCGGCACGGTCCGGGAGTTCACGACGGCCCTCCGTGTCGCCCTGCTGGAGCGGTACGGCGACCCGGACGCCACGACCTCCGACCCCGAGCCCACGACCGCCTACGAGGTCCGCGCCCTGACCGGCGGCCCGCTGGACGCCCTCGCCGATCGGCACGAGCTCGTCCCCATGCGGGTCACCGAGGCGTACGACCTCACCGCGCCCGGCTACGCGCGCCGCAAGCGGTTCGTCCGCGTCGCGCTGCCGGACGGCGTCACCTACCGCACGGCCGACCACCTCACCGTGCTGCCCGCCAACCACCCGGACCTCGTCACCCGCGCCGCCGCCGCGCTCGGCGTCGAACTCGACACCGTCCTGGACATCCGCCCCACCCGTCCGCGCCGCGACTCGATCGCCGTCGACCGCCCCGTGACAGTACGGCAACTCCTCACCCACCACGTGGAGTTGCAGGAGCGCCCGAGCACCGGGCAGCTGGCCGCGCTCGCCGCCGCCAACCCCTGCCCGCCGGAGCGCCTGGCCCTGGCCGCCCTCACCGACGACCCCCGCACCCTCGTGGAGATCATCGAGGACCACCCGGCCCTGCGCGGCGCCCTGGACTGGCCGCAGCTCCTCGACCTCCTCACCCCGCTGCGCCCTCGCCACTACTCCATCTCCTCGTCGCCCGCCGTCGACCCCGGTCACGTGGACCTGATGGTGTCGCTGCTGGAGGCACCGGCCCGCTCGGGCCGGGGCGTCTACCGAGGGACCGGATCCGGCTACCTGGCGACCGTCGAGCCCGGAGACACGGTGTACGCGCGCGTGCAGCCGTGCCGGGAGGCCTTCCGTATCGACGCCACCGGCGGATCCGCACCGGTCGTGATGATCGCGGCGGGCACCGGCCTCGCCCCGTTCCGCGGCGCCGTCGCCGACCGTACGACGGCCCTCACGGCAGGAGCCGAACTCGCCCCGGCCGTCTGCTACTTCGGCTGCGACGCGCCAGACTCCGACTTCCTGCACGCCGAGGAACTGCGCGCCGCCGAGACCGCCGGAGCCGTCTCCCTCCGGCCCGCCTTCAGTGAAGCTCCCGAGGGCGAGGTGCGGTTCGTGCAGCACCGCATCGCCGCCGAGGCCGAGGAGGTCTGGGACCTGCTGGACGCCGGAGCGCGGGTGTACGTCTGCGGTGACGGTTCCCGGATGGCGCCCGGGGTGCGGGAGGCGTTCCGTACCCTGTACCGGAAGCACACGCCGGGCGCCGACGAGACGGCCGCCGAGCAGTGGCTCGACGGGCTGGTCGCGCAGGGGCGTTACGTCGAGGACGTGTACGCGGCCGGCTGA
- a CDS encoding SDR family oxidoreductase, producing the protein MSSGTGMRIVVTGATGNVGTSVVRLLSEDPEVASVLGLARRIPDWSPPKTDWSAVDLASEQSDVAEHFRGADAVVHLAWAFQPTHDPAATWRTNVLGSMRVFEAVAAAGVPALVHASSVGAYSPGPKDRAVDESWPTHGWPDAAYCREKAYLERALDTFERDHPETRVVRMRPAFLFKWESASEQRRIFGGRFLPGPLARPELLPFLPDIPGLRVQALHTDDAANAYRLAVHSDVRGAFNLAAEQPVDAQVLGEMLGARPVRLPRTAARSAIAAAWGLHLLPASPHLFDAVLRLPLMDCTRARAELGWRPERTAMEVLQEFFEGLQQGGGARTEPMRGRKVG; encoded by the coding sequence GTGAGCAGCGGAACAGGCATGAGGATCGTCGTCACGGGCGCCACCGGCAACGTGGGCACCAGCGTGGTGCGCCTCCTCTCGGAGGATCCGGAGGTCGCCTCCGTGCTGGGCCTGGCCCGGCGGATCCCCGACTGGTCGCCACCGAAGACGGACTGGTCGGCGGTCGACCTGGCCTCCGAGCAGTCCGATGTGGCCGAGCACTTCCGGGGCGCCGACGCGGTCGTCCATCTGGCCTGGGCGTTCCAGCCGACGCACGACCCGGCGGCGACCTGGCGCACCAATGTGCTCGGCAGCATGCGGGTGTTCGAGGCGGTGGCCGCCGCGGGGGTGCCGGCGCTGGTGCACGCCTCGTCGGTCGGCGCGTACTCGCCGGGCCCGAAGGACCGGGCGGTGGACGAGTCGTGGCCGACGCACGGCTGGCCGGACGCCGCCTACTGCCGTGAGAAGGCCTATCTGGAGCGCGCGCTGGACACGTTCGAGCGCGACCACCCCGAGACGCGGGTGGTGCGGATGCGGCCCGCCTTCCTCTTCAAGTGGGAGTCCGCGAGCGAGCAGCGCCGGATCTTCGGCGGGCGGTTCCTGCCCGGCCCGCTGGCCCGCCCGGAGCTGCTGCCCTTCCTGCCCGACATCCCGGGGCTGCGGGTGCAGGCGCTGCACACGGACGACGCGGCGAACGCGTACCGGCTGGCCGTGCACTCCGACGTCCGGGGCGCCTTCAACCTGGCGGCCGAGCAGCCGGTCGACGCGCAGGTGCTGGGCGAGATGCTCGGGGCGCGCCCGGTACGGCTGCCGCGCACCGCGGCCCGTTCGGCGATCGCCGCCGCCTGGGGCCTGCACCTGCTGCCCGCCTCCCCGCACCTGTTCGACGCGGTGCTGCGGCTGCCGCTGATGGACTGCACGCGTGCGCGTGCGGAACTCGGCTGGCGGCCGGAGCGTACGGCGATGGAGGTGCTGCAGGAGTTCTTCGAGGGCCTTCAGCAGGGCGGGGGCGCACGGACGGAACCGATGCGGGGGCGCAAGGTCGGCTGA